A window of Asterias amurensis chromosome 10, ASM3211899v1 genomic DNA:
tctcaaaaactatggcacttcagagggagacatttctcacaatgttttatactatcaacctctccccattactcgccaccaagaaaggttttacgctaataattatttttgagtaattaccaatagtgtccactgtctataACGGCAGTGTAAATTTTCTCGGTATCTATAATGTGAAAACACATTATGGTGTCAATTTTATCATCGTAGTTTTTCCAGTGTGGCCCCAGAAAACAAGTTCCTTGTTCATGATCAAGAGTCTCTTATTGTTTGATTCAGACAGAATGTTGCCCAAAATATACAGCTCAAAGACATAATAGAAGATAGACATAACAAAATAGCTCCATCGGACAATATCAATACTTTAATTTCCATcaatttattgtatttattttgtttctgttgtaAGAACACTCTCCCTGTCGGGAATACAAGTTCAACTGTCAGCCAttagtatttaaaaaaacaaacccatcAAATCAAAAACATGTAACCTGCAGTCTCTTCAACTCCATCCATTTGCTGTAAAGGCACGTTTCTCTAttagagggaaggtacaccttcggtaattgtcaaagaccagtctgtatctcaacatgatatgcataaaataacaacctgtgagaCTTTGAGCTCttttggtcatcaaaattgcgagataatgatgagaGAACAGATACCCTTGTTATACGAActtgtccactggctttaacacaAATCGGGGaatgggtaaaacacaaattaacTATTGTTCCTGATGAAAATGGAACAACTTTATATACTAAACCATACTAAATGGTCTGTGCACAGCACAGTCTGTGGCAAGATATAATGGGCAAATATGGCAACTAACTTTTCAAAACTAGTTAATGAGGTAAATTAGTACAAAACTATATAATGTGTGACTCATTGTGGCGTTAAACTATAATACTCATCAAGGATCTTGGTtgaattgcacaaaataaatatatacctACATGTTTACAtacataataaatactttttGGAATGTGGAATTTGGcaaatgtattttaaataaaaataaatatgaaataACTTCCCGTAACTAAACTTGCTAAGCCGAAGACTTTAGGAGTGGAGTAAGAACTGGTTATAAGAGTAAATAATATCAAAAGACAACTGTGTTGAACGAAAACTATAAAATACATCTCTCATATAAGATTATACTTTCTTTTACATAAACTATTTCAGCCTATGtcagttttacatttttaacaataaatattttcaagtccaaattatttatttactgagCTTTTTGAAGTACCAACATTGATTAAAGCGTCTATGTAACTTGTGtacgacaaaaaacacaatgtccagatttacactaaacttacacagtttgaagataatagaaagcttccctgaacatattacgtgctgaggtactgtagtttttaggaaatgagtaaaacaatgtcataaaaataattttcgtctcatgagacgaaaattattttaatcatttacaaacgtattttcatgacattgttttactcatttctcaaaaactacagcacctcagtaagcaatattatttgaagggaagctttccactatcattatcatcaaactgtgttagtttagtGTCAATCTATGGAAATTTTGGAAAAAGTACCCAACTCTTTTAAACTCAAAGGTCGGTGTTCGAtgaaaaataatacttttcccaaaatacttttaaaataacgTGCTTTACATTAAACAGAACTTTTACACACAAATAATcacctttaaacaaacaaaaaatgcacgCAGTCACTAATGTTATTTCTTATCAACTACGGAAAACAATCACTGGAACTTTTGAATACTATTAAAATAACTGTTATTTCATCTTACTCCGTCAAAAAATCAAGGTAAATTAATAATACTGGCTTCTGAGTTTTAATTATGATAACCATAAGTATGTAGCACCTTCTATAAGTACTGCAGTGCAtgcagcagccactgccagaaacaccatgGCAAAACTGGATACGACGCAGAGAGAACGCcttctattggttgaatagctccacgcagaatatgcacatgcccattcaaccaatagaatgcattcattttgcgtcatgatcgttatcgttttcgttactGCTGCATTGTGACTCGACCTTAAGTGGGTTCTTTTAACGTACACGACACATAGGACCTACAGCTTCACTTGCCACTCTTGGCTTGCTCAAGAGTTATCTACAACGTACAGTAAGTACATCACTACAGCTCGACACTAAGCTGCTTTAAACTGTTGTAAACATAGATGCATAACTGGCTGGTCTACAATTGTACGTTGTTCAAATTTGTTGAGCGTTATATAGAAACATATAAACCCATTTACACACacaatataaatatttaagCAGTACCACACACTGCCTTCACGAATCACAAGGCAACTCAGCTGTAGTCATCtttgcccagtttcataaaaaatgctaagcataaaatactgcttatcacatgtctgctaagcaaaaaatgagtgagGCACCAGTCACAAAAGATGCAAAGTTAATGTAGTTTTGGCCTGTAACCGCTTTCTGCTGCGCAATACTCTGGtatgcataattttgttgtgctaagctaccttttgtgcttaagcagctctttctGCCATAAATATTCCTTTCTCCATATTGTTGAAATGGCtgaaaaaatagtaataataataataataataaaataataataataaagtcaaAGATGTAGCCCTACACTTTATGTGTCTGCTAAGTTCAGAATAACTTTTTAGACAAACCATGTCGTTGAAAAACTAAGATCATGTGACAAAGTAAACCCCTTCCTACAGTTAGGCCATTCGATCCTATCATTTGCCGATAGGAACCACTACAGTCACAAACTCGTACCTGACGGCCTCCTCAGAGAATGTGTAGTCTCCGAAGACCTTGACGACAAAAACGACGAATGCGGTGGCGCTGCAAACCCAGACTAGGAGCCCAACGCCCAGACCGGCGTAGAGGAAGCTCTTGGTACGATAGCTGGCCTGGTGGGCACCAAAGGTGTCACCCATGGCAGCTCGTCTTCTTACCTGAAGATTCAGAGAAGAAATTTAAAGAAATGATTCAAGGAGTGATCAGTGGCCTGGGCCAAATATCATACATTgtgtacttggtacttggtaggTTTTCTTCCTGAAACTTCCACTGGGGAATTTACATGTACAAGGAGGTCAGGAGAGCGTCGTCTAAATTGTGgttttttggcctaaattgtGAATGAatcaattttgatgatttgaTGGGATTTGGAATCTATGAGGGATTGTGGCAGGTTATTCCATAATTTCAGTGTTCTTGAAAACGAAATGAAAAAATTGTAGATAGTAGATGCCATGCTGGGTATTTTGAACTGATTGTCGTTGCCCTTTCTTGCCCTCTGCAGTTTTTATTCTAAAATGTGGCTGTGGTGGGCTTTGACAACACCACTGATTTTAAGAGTGATCCTCAAACATAAaccttgcctttaaaggcagtggacactattggtaattactcaaaataattatcatcataaaaccttaattggtgacgagtaatggaaagaggttgatggtataaaacattgatttcaagacctcaggtttagagcttgaggtctcaaaatcaagcatctgaacgcacacaacttcgtgtgacaagggtgttttttctttcattattatctcgcaacttcgacgaccgattgagctcaaattttcacaggttttgttattttatgcatatgttgagattcaccaagtgtgaagactagtctttgacaattaccaatagtgtccagtgtctttaagctatcATTTAAGGCCAGGTAACACCAGCACAGGAGATAAGACTTTTTGagaatgaacaaaaaacaaaacttaataaAAACTTGATATTTTGATCAAGCATCCAAGGCTTTCTCTCCTCTAACCTCACTAGACTTGAAAATCCCCAGGATCCCCAGCGGGAGACAGCAGAAGAGAGTGACGAAGATGGCAAAAATCTGGTAGTCCTTAGGTTGGGTACTGGAGGTAATGATAGTGGTATCGGCTGGTGGGAATGACGGAATCTGAAAGATAATTGAATAACCTTACATGAAAGTTTGAAAAAACGGTGTGTCGATGAGACGTCTCAACTCTCAAAAGAATGATGTTCAATGTTCAGGCATGTGAGcaactatccatgaaaaaagagaaaaagagaaaaccgGGCAAGAAAAATAGAGTAAAAGATTATATTCCTATATTTTTGTACATAGAAAGTAAAGtcaaaaagaggaaaatcaaaaccaaaacagaggaaatcagctgaaacgaggaagtctcacatgcctgaatTGTTCAGTTTAAGTCTAACCATGGTCTAACAAATAACTTTCAGTCCTGCCATGTATCAACCGCCAAACAGAGATAAATCTTATCTTTagtgtttgttcaaataaaacagtttcaaGATGATAAAACTGTGTTgttattttgattctagtctcttctcatttttgttttggcaagtCTGGCTATGCGATCTTGTTGACTTTCCCCTTTTCCCCCAAATCCGAGCCTGGGAGCTTAGTGTTTTAGAAAAGATAAGACTTGTAGGAAACTTACTGATAATGACGTCTGCCCTGGAAATGACTGAAACAACATCTCTGCACTTTCCACTCCATCGTCGCAGACATTATGAAGAGGTTTGTAAGCTTCTAGATAGAGATAAACAAAGGTTGCTTTTGTAGGATTTGATAAACAAAGGTTGGTTTTGTAGGATTTGATAAACAAAGGTTGGTTTTGTAGGATTTGCAACGTTGCCATGTGCTCATACTAATAGTGGGATACAAGAGGGTTTCTTTGTTGATAATATATAACTACCTAATAAAACCAAGGGTTAAACCTAGTTACTGGGGCACTACtccttttttgaaatttgtcattctgaaaaaaaaggagtacagcacccCTGTTTCCTGGGTCTACCTAAGTTTTAAAAGCAGTAGCTAAACAAATATTAGGCCTAGGGCTAGGCTAGGGCCTAACCATAGTCTAAGCTAGCTAGCTAAGGCTCAAGTTAAAGCTTAAGCTGACAAGAACGAaaggataccccccccccccccaaccctccAAAAAGGGCTTTCTACATAATGACACCGTTACCTTTGatatgtttattatttatttgtaacacTGAATCTGAATCCGTGAATTGATAAAATCGAACACGACCTTTTCGTTTACAATTGATAATGGAATAAAAAGTTGGGAATCCAATAGTTGATCAGCTCCTTTCTAAAAACTGTATCAGCAAATACATTagttttttatgataataatggtTTAACCACCATTATTATGGCAAGTAACTGTCATTTTGACAAGATCAGATCAGATTTTGACAACTGCAGATAACATGATTATCGGATCAGTTGTTGTACAAAACGGCTGTTTTACTTACGGGACGACATGCTGAGTACCGGTACCTGGGCTCTGGCCGCAGTCTGTACTGTAAAGCTACGTGTAGATCATTAGTAGATGAGCAAACAAAATctaaatatacaacaaaattacgtTATTTGTGCAGGAAGTGGGACTAAATTTATTATCTTCGGACTGTTGTCTGGTTATCGACTCTGCATAGAAGAAACAGTGTAGTTGTTTCTGATTAAATACTTGTAAATATTGTCTGTTAGCCAGACTACTCTGACAGTAACGACGGCTATTTGATGTTAGCTAATTGATCTACACAAATctgtagagttttttttttcaatagatGTATTTTTATCCATTAACCACATCCGATGTTAATTAAGCCCTAATCATGTGTTTGTTTCAATACAAATAAGTACTTTGTTATTCAGTTACAGTTCAATCGTTTTTTTAATCACTTGGAGTCCAAGTTGGACTAAAATGAAGACCACACAACGGCCGTAGCTCAGTGTAGTTTgtgtagcgccctctcttgagtAAATgtgctcattttgttttctttcagcGGTGGCTTCGTTCTGTCAACAAGCGGAGACGGCTTTAAAGTGAGTATTCTGTTTCAACCTtcgtttgttatattatgtcATGTAAAAGTACTCTATAGCATTCTTTGTCTTAGGATTACACAATTTAACTGGTAATTTGGGGCTTTTATAAACGGAAACAGACACAGTGGAACACTTTTCAGTAAGTGTGCGTGCACGGACGGGCAGCATGGGCAGTGTGGAACGACCGTAGTCGTAGAGGGCACTGTCTGTAgtgtataaaaacaactttagttTCAAGTGTAAAAAGTGGGTGTgttgttgaatttgttttcaaactttgGAAAATTTTCCGTttacgccaccactttttcattccatATGAAATAAATAGTACCTAATAAATTTTCCTCAATGAGATACccctttttcttgttttggtaaaattaaaatatgagtaaaaaagtggtggcgtgactGATATGAAAAGTTATGGCAAACTGTTGTTGCAAGATTTTTTAATAGTTATTCAGAATGTTGCTGTTGCTGGAGTAATCTGCGAATACCCACACACAACCATAactaaggtttatcgcgattcagaaacgcaaatGCATCAGTCATGCCGGGAAGGCAACGCCCCGATGTATGATATTGTTGCAAGCACGACGTGCGCACGCATGGCCTTTATCTCTGTTTGGGTTcaacagcaccctctcttgatattttgctatccGCGATAAACCTTATAGTTATATATATAGACATTTAAACATAAATATTGACTGCCCAGGCAGGTGGTCGTCGAAAGGAAAATGCCTGGTGTTCTCGTGAGATCTGGAGCGAGTCCCTTTTTTGACACTACTTTTAAGTTTTATAAAAGCAAGAAGCTTCTTTACAAAACTGGAAACCAAATTCTCAAAAAGGCTTTTCTGTGCCCCGTGAGCCTTACATGATACATAGGTTTCATGCAGTAACTTTTGTAAGATCGACAACCTAATGACATTTTCAATTTCACATCAtgttaaaaacatgaaaattgccTTCCAGTGTGcatcatttaaacaaacacagaattttaaaaatataaatataaataaaaactacctggtgaaaaaaataacatgttaCACTaagtaaaataacaaaatgtttagGGTCATTGTTTTTGTATTGACTACCAAAGGTatttactcctagaactatgatgaGGCTCATTCCACTATCGTCTCGAACAAACAAAGATGATAGTGGAACAAAcgtcatagttctaggagtaccaaGGTAGGTATACCCATtctctaaagacactggacactattggtaaatgtcaaagaccagtcttctcacttggtgtatctcaatatatgcataaaataacaaacctgtgaaaatttgagctcaactggtcgccgaagttgcaagataataatgaaagcaaaaacacccatgtcagaccttaaaaatctaattctgaggtcttgaaatcaaattcgtggaaaattacttctcactAGAAAActtctttacttcagagggagggagccgattctcacaatgttttttaaatactatcaacagctc
This region includes:
- the LOC139943311 gene encoding uncharacterized protein, which codes for MSSQAYKPLHNVCDDGVESAEMLFQSFPGQTSLSIPSFPPADTTIITSSTQPKDYQIFAIFVTLFCCLPLGILGIFKSSEVRRRAAMGDTFGAHQASYRTKSFLYAGLGVGLLVWVCSATAFVVFVVKVFGDYTFSEEAVRYEFVTVVVPIGK